A stretch of Mycobacterium sp. ITM-2016-00316 DNA encodes these proteins:
- a CDS encoding multifunctional oxoglutarate decarboxylase/oxoglutarate dehydrogenase thiamine pyrophosphate-binding subunit/dihydrolipoyllysine-residue succinyltransferase subunit translates to MYRKFREDPSSVDPSWHEFLVDYAPESMDTPAQKSEPAAAKASAPAKAAPAPSAPAKAEAKTETKTEAKTEAKAAPKSEASTPKAAAPAKKAEPAPAPKKPAAAAPAAEGDENTVLRGASAAVVKNMNASLDVPTATSVRAIPAKAMIDNRVVINNHLKRTRGGKISFTHLLGYAIVQAVKKFPNLNRHFAEVDGKPNVVTPAHTNLGLAIDLPGKDGNRTLVVAAIKRCETMKFGQFIAAYEDIVRRARDGKLTAEDFGGVTISLTNPGTIGTVHSVPRLMRGQGAIIGAGAMEYPAEFQGASEERIAELGVGKLITLTSTYDHRIIQGAESGDFLRTIHTLLLDDEFYDEIFMELGIPYEPVRWRIDNPDSIFDKNARIIELIAAYRNRGHLMADIDPLRLDKTRFRSHPDLDVLTHGLTLWDLDREFKVDGFAGAEYKKLRDVLSVLRDAYCRHAGVEYTHILEPEQQKWIQERVETKHAKPTVAEQKYILSKLNAAEAFETFLQTKYVGQKRFSLEGAETVIPMMDAAIDQAAEHGLDEVVIGMPHRGRLNVLANIVGKPYSQIFGEFEGNLNPSQAHGSGDVKYHLGATGTYLQMFGDNDIAVSLVANPSHLEAVDPVLEGLVRAKQDLIDFASPEGHEAFSVVPMMLHGDAAFAGQGVVAETLNLALLRGYRTGGTIHIIVNNQIGFTTSPHDSRSSEYCTDVAKMVGAPIFHVNGDDPEACVWVAKLAMDFRQQFGKDVVIDMLCYRRRGHNEGDDPSMTQPGMYDVIDTKRGVRKTYTEALIGRGDISMKEAEDALRDYQGQLERVFNEVRELEKHEIEPSESVESDQQTPKGLNTAVDKAVLARIGDAHLAAPEGFNVHPRVQPVLEKRREMAYEGKVDWAFGELLALGSLVSEGKTVRFTGQDVRRGTFTQRHAVIIDRKTGAEFTPLDLLTVDTDGNPTGGRFMVYDSALSEFAAVGFEYGYSVGNPGAIVLWEAQFGDFVNGAQSIIDEFISSGEAKWGQLSDVVLLLPHGHEGQGPDHTSGRIERFLQVCAEGSMTVAMPSTPANYFHLLRRHALDGIHRPLIVFTPKSMLRNKAAVSEVKDFTEIKFRSVLEEPTYEEGIGERSKVKRVLLTSGKIYYELVARKAKEKRDDVAIIRIEQLYPLPRRRLNATLDEYPNVSQYFWVQEEPANQGAWPTFGLSLPELLPEKLTGIKRISRRAMSAPSSGSSKVHAVEQQEIIDEAFAP, encoded by the coding sequence ATGTATCGCAAGTTCCGCGAGGATCCTTCGTCGGTGGATCCGAGTTGGCACGAGTTCCTGGTGGACTACGCCCCCGAGTCGATGGACACCCCGGCCCAGAAATCCGAGCCCGCCGCGGCCAAGGCGTCGGCCCCCGCAAAGGCCGCACCCGCCCCGTCGGCCCCGGCAAAGGCTGAGGCAAAGACGGAGACCAAGACGGAGGCGAAGACGGAGGCGAAGGCCGCTCCGAAGTCCGAAGCCTCGACGCCGAAGGCCGCAGCCCCGGCCAAGAAGGCGGAGCCGGCCCCGGCCCCCAAGAAGCCCGCAGCCGCCGCCCCCGCGGCCGAGGGCGATGAGAACACCGTGCTGCGCGGCGCTTCGGCCGCCGTCGTCAAGAACATGAACGCCTCGCTGGACGTGCCCACGGCCACCAGCGTGCGGGCCATCCCGGCCAAGGCGATGATCGACAACCGCGTGGTGATCAACAACCACCTCAAGCGCACCCGCGGCGGCAAGATCAGCTTCACCCACCTGCTCGGCTACGCCATCGTGCAGGCGGTCAAGAAGTTCCCGAACCTGAACCGGCATTTCGCCGAGGTCGACGGCAAGCCCAATGTCGTCACCCCCGCGCACACCAACCTGGGCCTGGCCATCGACCTGCCCGGCAAGGACGGCAACCGCACGCTGGTCGTCGCGGCCATCAAGCGCTGCGAAACGATGAAGTTCGGCCAGTTCATCGCGGCCTACGAGGACATCGTGCGGCGTGCCCGCGACGGCAAGCTCACCGCCGAGGACTTCGGTGGCGTCACCATCTCGCTGACCAACCCGGGCACCATCGGCACCGTGCACTCGGTGCCTCGCCTGATGCGCGGCCAGGGCGCCATCATCGGCGCCGGCGCCATGGAATACCCGGCCGAGTTCCAGGGCGCCAGCGAGGAGCGTATCGCCGAGCTCGGCGTCGGCAAGCTGATCACCCTGACCTCCACCTATGACCACCGCATCATCCAGGGTGCGGAATCCGGTGACTTCCTGCGCACGATCCACACCCTGTTGCTCGACGACGAGTTCTACGACGAGATCTTCATGGAGCTGGGGATCCCGTACGAGCCGGTGCGCTGGCGTATCGACAACCCGGACTCGATCTTCGACAAGAACGCCCGGATCATCGAGCTCATCGCGGCTTACCGCAACCGTGGTCACCTGATGGCCGATATCGACCCGCTTCGGCTGGACAAGACGCGCTTCCGCAGCCACCCAGACCTCGACGTGCTGACCCACGGCCTGACGCTGTGGGATCTGGATCGCGAGTTCAAGGTCGACGGTTTCGCCGGTGCCGAATACAAGAAGTTGCGCGATGTGCTCTCGGTGCTGCGCGACGCCTACTGTCGGCACGCCGGTGTGGAGTACACCCACATCCTGGAACCCGAGCAGCAGAAGTGGATTCAGGAGCGCGTCGAGACCAAGCACGCCAAGCCCACGGTCGCCGAGCAGAAGTACATCTTGAGCAAGCTCAACGCGGCCGAGGCCTTCGAGACGTTCCTGCAGACCAAGTACGTCGGGCAGAAGCGGTTCTCGCTGGAGGGCGCGGAGACCGTCATCCCGATGATGGACGCCGCGATCGACCAGGCCGCGGAACACGGCCTCGACGAGGTCGTCATCGGCATGCCGCACCGCGGCCGGCTCAACGTGTTGGCCAATATCGTCGGCAAGCCCTACTCGCAGATCTTCGGCGAGTTCGAGGGCAACCTGAACCCGAGCCAGGCGCACGGTTCCGGTGACGTGAAGTACCACCTCGGCGCCACCGGTACCTACCTGCAGATGTTCGGGGACAACGACATTGCGGTGTCGCTGGTCGCCAACCCCAGCCACCTGGAGGCCGTCGACCCGGTCCTGGAGGGACTGGTCCGCGCCAAGCAGGACCTGATCGACTTCGCCTCCCCCGAGGGGCACGAGGCCTTCTCGGTGGTGCCGATGATGCTGCACGGCGACGCCGCCTTCGCGGGTCAGGGTGTGGTCGCCGAGACCCTGAACCTGGCGCTGCTGCGCGGGTACCGCACCGGCGGGACCATCCACATCATCGTCAACAACCAGATCGGCTTCACCACCTCACCGCACGACTCGCGTTCCAGCGAGTACTGCACCGACGTCGCGAAAATGGTCGGCGCGCCGATCTTCCACGTCAACGGTGACGATCCCGAGGCCTGCGTCTGGGTGGCCAAGCTGGCCATGGACTTCCGGCAGCAGTTCGGCAAGGACGTCGTCATCGACATGCTGTGCTACCGCCGCCGCGGGCACAACGAGGGTGATGACCCGTCGATGACGCAGCCCGGCATGTACGACGTGATCGACACCAAGCGCGGCGTCCGCAAGACCTACACCGAGGCACTGATCGGCCGCGGTGACATCTCGATGAAGGAGGCCGAGGACGCGCTGCGCGACTACCAGGGCCAACTGGAGCGGGTGTTCAACGAGGTCCGCGAGCTGGAGAAGCACGAGATCGAGCCGAGCGAATCGGTGGAATCCGACCAGCAGACCCCGAAGGGGTTGAACACCGCCGTCGACAAGGCCGTGCTGGCCCGCATCGGTGACGCGCACCTGGCCGCACCGGAGGGCTTCAATGTCCATCCCCGGGTGCAGCCCGTGCTGGAGAAGCGCCGCGAGATGGCCTACGAGGGCAAGGTGGATTGGGCGTTCGGCGAGTTGCTGGCCCTCGGTTCGCTTGTCTCCGAAGGTAAGACGGTCAGGTTCACCGGGCAGGACGTCCGGCGTGGCACGTTCACCCAGCGTCACGCGGTGATCATCGACCGCAAGACCGGCGCCGAGTTCACGCCGCTGGACCTGCTGACCGTCGATACCGACGGCAACCCGACCGGTGGCCGCTTCATGGTGTATGACTCGGCACTGTCCGAGTTCGCGGCGGTGGGCTTCGAATACGGCTACTCGGTGGGCAACCCCGGCGCAATCGTGTTGTGGGAGGCCCAGTTCGGCGATTTCGTCAACGGCGCGCAGTCGATCATCGACGAGTTCATCTCCTCCGGCGAGGCCAAGTGGGGCCAGCTCTCCGATGTCGTGCTGCTGCTGCCGCACGGTCACGAGGGCCAGGGTCCCGACCACACGTCGGGCCGTATCGAGCGCTTCCTGCAGGTGTGCGCCGAGGGCTCGATGACCGTGGCGATGCCCTCGACCCCGGCGAACTACTTCCACCTGCTGCGCAGGCACGCCCTCGACGGTATCCACCGGCCGCTGATCGTCTTCACCCCGAAGTCGATGCTGCGCAACAAGGCTGCGGTCAGCGAGGTGAAGGACTTCACCGAGATCAAGTTCCGCTCGGTGCTAGAGGAGCCCACCTACGAAGAGGGCATCGGCGAGCGGTCGAAGGTCAAGCGGGTGCTGCTCACCAGCGGCAAGATCTACTACGAGCTGGTGGCCCGCAAGGCCAAGGAGAAGCGCGACGACGTGGCGATCATCCGCATCGAGCAGCTCTACCCGCTGCCGCGGCGCCGGCTGAACGCCACCCTCGACGAATACCCCAATGTGTCGCAGTACTTCTGGGTGCAGGAGGAGCCGGCCAACCAGGGTGCCTGGCCGACGTTCGGGCTCTCCCTGCCGGAGTTGTTGCCGGAGAAGCTGACCGGGATCAAGCGCATCTCCCGGCGCGCGATGTCGGCTCCGTCCTCGGGTTCCTCGAAGGTGCACGCGGTCGAGCAGCAGGAGATCATCGACGAGGCGTTCGCGCCGTAA
- a CDS encoding DUF732 domain-containing protein encodes MMRLRFAVAAGAVLSAGLLAAAPAQADPATDFLNTLDGSGLSGINPADAVSAGQSVCPMLADGGQNLADVAGQVSDTIGRPLGPATMFTGFAISAFCPGAMTSLANGESPIPGLF; translated from the coding sequence ATGATGCGTTTGCGATTCGCGGTTGCCGCCGGTGCCGTCCTGTCCGCCGGTCTGCTGGCCGCCGCCCCCGCCCAGGCCGATCCGGCCACCGACTTCCTGAACACCCTGGACGGGTCGGGCCTGAGCGGCATCAACCCGGCCGACGCCGTCTCGGCGGGGCAGTCGGTGTGCCCGATGCTGGCAGACGGCGGCCAGAACCTCGCCGATGTCGCCGGGCAGGTCTCGGACACGATCGGGCGTCCGCTCGGGCCGGCCACCATGTTCACCGGGTTCGCGATCTCGGCGTTCTGCCCGGGCGCGATGACGTCCCTGGCCAACGGTGAGTCGCCGATCCCCGGTCTTTTTTAA
- a CDS encoding SDR family oxidoreductase, translating to MEGFAGKVCVVTGAGSGIGQALAVELGRSGAKLAISDVDTEGLAVTEERLKAIGAPVKSDRLDVTEREAFELYATSVKEHFGKVNQIYNNAGIAYSGDIEVSSYKDIERIMDVDFWGVVNGTKSFLPHLIESGDGHVVNVSSLFGIFSVPGQAAYNAAKFAVRGFTEALRQEMAVAKHPVKVTCVHPGGIKTAIARNATAAEGIDVQKMANAFDKKLAKTSPERAAKIILEAVRKDRARVLVGADAKILDVFVRITGSGYQKLFSTVANGLIPK from the coding sequence ATGGAGGGCTTTGCCGGAAAAGTTTGCGTCGTGACGGGCGCCGGCTCGGGCATCGGGCAGGCACTGGCCGTCGAACTCGGCCGCTCGGGCGCCAAGCTGGCGATCAGCGATGTCGACACCGAGGGGCTGGCGGTCACCGAGGAGCGACTGAAGGCCATCGGCGCACCCGTGAAGTCCGATCGCCTCGATGTCACCGAGCGTGAGGCCTTCGAGCTGTACGCCACATCGGTCAAGGAACACTTCGGCAAGGTCAACCAGATCTACAACAACGCCGGTATCGCATACTCCGGCGATATCGAGGTCAGCTCCTACAAGGACATCGAGCGGATCATGGACGTCGACTTCTGGGGCGTCGTCAACGGCACCAAGTCCTTCCTGCCGCACCTGATCGAATCCGGTGACGGGCACGTCGTCAACGTCTCCAGCCTCTTCGGCATCTTCTCGGTGCCCGGCCAGGCCGCCTACAACGCGGCGAAGTTCGCGGTGCGCGGATTCACCGAGGCCCTGCGCCAGGAGATGGCCGTGGCCAAGCATCCGGTCAAGGTGACCTGCGTTCACCCCGGCGGCATCAAGACCGCGATCGCACGCAATGCCACCGCCGCCGAGGGTATCGACGTGCAGAAGATGGCCAACGCCTTCGACAAGAAGCTGGCCAAGACCTCACCCGAGCGGGCAGCCAAGATCATCCTGGAGGCGGTCCGCAAGGATCGCGCCCGGGTACTGGTCGGCGCCGACGCGAAAATCCTCGACGTGTTCGTCCGGATCACCGGTTCGGGCTATCAGAAGCTGTTCTCCACGGTGGCCAACGGCCTCATCCCGAAGTGA
- a CDS encoding glycine betaine ABC transporter substrate-binding protein, translating to MRRLAVALVALLIAGCGGQTPPPASVSVGADGQSALLAHLYAAALRYYGSPAHVQNTPDPLAALDSGDIDVAPALTGDVLARFAPDAPARSAAQVYRAMVGALPEGLGAGDYADGASDKPVVVVTGPTAADWGARDVSALITRCDALKPGVVEGVRVPESFGTCTPAAPEEFPDAEGLWAALRGGEIDIAWSSAAAPDFPEDLTMLSDRTALIRAENVVPVFRRNTLSQMQLRSVNELAGVLDTDALAQLRAEVAAGAEPGAVANAWLDTHPLGH from the coding sequence ATGCGGCGGTTGGCGGTCGCGCTGGTCGCGCTGCTGATCGCCGGGTGCGGTGGGCAGACGCCGCCACCGGCGTCGGTGTCGGTCGGCGCCGACGGTCAGTCGGCGCTGCTCGCGCACCTGTATGCCGCCGCGTTGCGCTATTACGGCAGCCCGGCGCATGTGCAGAACACGCCGGATCCCTTGGCGGCGCTGGATTCCGGTGACATCGACGTCGCACCGGCGTTGACCGGTGACGTGCTGGCCCGGTTCGCGCCGGACGCGCCGGCACGGTCGGCGGCCCAGGTGTACCGCGCCATGGTCGGCGCGCTCCCGGAAGGGCTGGGCGCCGGTGACTATGCCGACGGCGCATCCGACAAACCGGTCGTCGTGGTGACCGGGCCGACCGCTGCCGACTGGGGTGCTCGTGACGTCAGCGCGCTGATCACCCGGTGTGATGCACTGAAACCCGGTGTGGTGGAAGGGGTTCGGGTGCCGGAATCGTTCGGCACCTGCACGCCGGCCGCGCCCGAGGAGTTTCCCGACGCCGAGGGGCTGTGGGCGGCGTTGCGCGGCGGTGAGATCGACATCGCCTGGAGCTCGGCGGCGGCACCGGATTTCCCCGAGGATCTGACCATGCTGTCGGACCGGACGGCACTGATCCGCGCCGAGAACGTGGTGCCGGTTTTCCGGCGGAACACCCTGAGCCAGATGCAGTTACGTTCGGTCAACGAACTGGCCGGTGTGCTCGACACCGACGCCCTGGCGCAGCTGCGCGCAGAGGTGGCCGCCGGCGCCGAGCCGGGGGCGGTGGCCAATGCCTGGTTGGACACCCACCCGCTCGGCCACTAG